In Effusibacillus lacus, one genomic interval encodes:
- a CDS encoding TetR/AcrR family transcriptional regulator codes for MAKTKSIPSLVKDPELVKIRRGQIIRAAVDLFVEKGFHKTTTREIARESGIGIGTLYEYIQSKEDVLYLVCDFIHSDVEQKLDEEMTHGRNGRETLVNAIRYFYRVMDGMQDYVLLIYQEMKSLPGDMLRYVLAKEEEITSRFERILERGIKDGSLVLEPDSVKLMAHNIVVLGQMWAFRRWVLSRHYTLDQYIDHQTSLILQGMQG; via the coding sequence GTGGCCAAGACAAAATCGATCCCTTCACTGGTTAAGGATCCGGAATTGGTGAAGATCCGGCGGGGCCAGATTATCAGAGCCGCTGTCGACTTGTTTGTAGAGAAGGGGTTTCACAAGACAACCACCCGGGAGATTGCCAGGGAAAGCGGGATTGGCATCGGAACCCTGTATGAGTACATTCAATCGAAAGAAGACGTTCTGTATCTGGTCTGTGATTTTATCCACTCCGACGTGGAGCAGAAGCTGGATGAAGAGATGACACACGGGCGGAATGGCCGAGAAACGCTGGTCAATGCCATTCGATACTTCTATCGTGTGATGGACGGGATGCAGGATTATGTCCTGCTGATTTATCAGGAAATGAAGTCACTGCCGGGTGACATGCTTCGATATGTTCTGGCAAAGGAAGAGGAGATTACAAGCAGGTTTGAAAGAATCCTCGAGCGGGGGATCAAAGACGGGTCACTGGTGCTGGAACCGGATTCCGTCAAGCTGATGGCCCATAACATCGTGGTATTGGGACAGATGTGGGCGTTTCGTCGCTGGGTTTTAAGCCGGCACTATACGCTGGATCAATATATCGATCACCAGACTTCATTGATACTGCAGGGGATGCAAGGGTAA
- a CDS encoding ABC transporter ATP-binding protein — protein MLKISQVDKVFNAGTVNEKIALQNINLHLAPRDFVTVIGSNGAGKSTLMNIISGGLIPDQGTVTIDGVDVTKLGEHQRAKYIGRVFQDPMAGTAPNMTIEENLAIAYARGQRRSLSLGVNNRKRKLFQEQLEILDQGLENRLKTKVGFLSGGQRQALSLLMATFTKPKILLLDEHTAALDPKRARLILELTKKVVDQHHLTTLMVTHNMEQALTLGNRLLMMHEGRIVLDIAQEQKQRMTVKDLLQAFEEARGGEAFAEDRYFLA, from the coding sequence GTGCTAAAGATTTCACAAGTTGATAAAGTGTTTAACGCAGGAACAGTCAATGAAAAAATCGCCCTGCAAAACATTAACCTGCACCTGGCTCCGCGTGATTTTGTCACCGTGATCGGCAGTAACGGGGCCGGAAAGTCCACATTGATGAACATTATCTCCGGCGGACTGATTCCGGATCAGGGAACCGTGACGATTGACGGAGTGGACGTTACCAAATTGGGAGAACATCAACGGGCTAAATACATCGGACGCGTATTTCAGGATCCGATGGCGGGAACCGCTCCCAACATGACAATCGAAGAGAATTTGGCGATCGCTTACGCACGCGGACAGCGACGTTCCCTTTCTCTTGGTGTAAACAACCGAAAACGAAAACTGTTTCAAGAGCAGCTGGAGATCCTGGATCAAGGGCTGGAAAACCGTCTGAAGACAAAGGTGGGATTTCTTTCGGGCGGTCAAAGGCAAGCGCTTAGTCTGCTGATGGCCACTTTTACCAAACCGAAAATCCTGCTGCTTGATGAGCATACGGCAGCACTTGACCCGAAGAGGGCTCGACTGATTCTTGAATTGACCAAAAAAGTGGTAGATCAACATCATCTGACCACCCTGATGGTTACCCACAACATGGAGCAGGCGCTCACGCTCGGCAACCGTCTGCTGATGATGCATGAAGGACGGATCGTTCTGGACATAGCACAGGAACAGAAACAGCGAATGACCGTAAAGGATCTTTTGCAAGCCTTTGAAGAAGCACGGGGCGGCGAGGCTTTTGCCGAAGACCGCTATTTCCTGGCATGA
- a CDS encoding YqgQ family protein — MNKSLYEVRQLLKRFNIYIYTGNELDDAVLMELELEDLYEMKLIEEDEYLHARLTLKQANAKH, encoded by the coding sequence ATGAATAAGTCACTGTACGAAGTGCGTCAATTGTTGAAACGCTTCAACATTTACATCTATACCGGCAACGAACTGGACGATGCGGTACTGATGGAATTGGAACTGGAAGATCTTTACGAAATGAAGCTGATTGAGGAAGACGAATACTTACATGCGCGCTTGACCCTTAAACAAGCAAATGCAAAACACTGA